The following coding sequences lie in one Carassius carassius chromosome 1, fCarCar2.1, whole genome shotgun sequence genomic window:
- the LOC132148185 gene encoding acyl carrier protein, mitochondrial-like has product MASRALAYCVRSITRAAARLNHGSVLTRSACAPLVPKQRPLSVLSCSQRTRWTQLVQISGPSVDQCRHYGDLPPLTLQNIEERVMYVLKLYDKISPEKLQTSSHFMKDLGLDSLDQVEIIMAMEDEFGFEIPDAEAEKLMTPAEIVQFIADKKDVYE; this is encoded by the exons ATGGCGTCTCGTGCGCTTGCATACTGTGTGCGCTCCATCACCCGCGCCGCTGCAAGGTTAAATCATGGCAGCGTGCTCACCAGATCCGCGTGCGCGCCCCTCGTCCCAAAGCAGCGCCCGCTCTCTGTCCTGTCATGCAGCCAGCGGACGAGGTGGACTCAACTAGTGCAG ATTTCAGGCCCGTCTGTTGATCAGTGTCGACACTATGGGGATCTTCCACCCCTCACTTTACAGAACATCGAAGAGCGTGTCATGTACGTCCTTAAACTGTATGACAAGATCAGTCCAGAGAAG CTGCAAACATCGTCTCATTTCATGAAAGATCTGGGGCTGGATAGCTTGGACCAGGTGGAGATTATAATGGCTATGGAAGATGAGTTTG GATTTGAGATCCCAGATGCAGAGGCCGAGAAGCTTATGACTCCTGCGGAGATCGTACAGTTCATTGCAGATAAAAAAGATGTGTATGAATAG